Proteins encoded together in one Juglans regia cultivar Chandler chromosome 9, Walnut 2.0, whole genome shotgun sequence window:
- the LOC109010132 gene encoding subtilisin-like protease SBT2.5 — protein sequence MESTKTEPYFVFMNHDPEYERLRADRTNRGVQELDLYLSRKHDELLANTLEAGSYKKTLSFVIVDGFSVDITEDQANVLRSAEEVRIVEKNQELA from the exons ATGGAAAGTACAAAAACTGAGCCGTACTTCGTTTTCATGAACCACGATCCTGAATACGAGCGCCTTCGTGCTGATCG aaCTAATAGAGGGGTACAAGAGCTTGATCTATATCTAAGTAGGAAGCATGATGAGCTGTTGGCAAACACCCTTGAGGCAGGCAGCTACAAGAAGACATTATCGTTTGTCATTGTTGATGGGTTTTCGGTAGACATCACTGAGGATCAG GCCAACGTGCTTAGATCTGCAGAGGAAGTGAGGATTGTGGAGAAGAATCAAGAGCTTGCTTAA
- the LOC109010128 gene encoding abscisic acid receptor PYL8-like, which produces MVTNDHIATNSNGYCKMEDEYVRRHHRHEIKEHQCSKSLVKHIKAPVPLVWSLVRRFDQPQKYKPFVSRCIVQGDLQIGSVRQVNVKSGLPATTSTERLELLDDEEHIFSMRIVGGDHRLKNYFSVITVHPEIIDGRPGTLVIESFVVDVPDGNTKDETCYFVEALIKCNLKSLADVSERLAVQDRTEPIDRI; this is translated from the exons ATGGTGACCAATGACCATATCGCCACGAACAGCAACGGGTACTGCAAGATGGAGGACGAGTATGTTAGGAGGCACCACCGGCACGAGATCAAAGAGCACCAGTGTAGCAAGTCCCTTGTCAAGCACATCAAAGCCCCAGTTCCTCTA GTTTGGTCTTTGGTGAGGCGATTCGATCAGCCGCAGAAGTACAAGCCGTTTGTTAGCAGGTGCATTGTGCAGGGTGACCTTCAGATCGGGAGCGTTAGACAGGTGAATGTTAAGTCGGGATTGCCAGCCACGACTAGCACGGAAAGATTGGAGCTTTTAGATGATGAGGAGCATATCTTTAGCATGAGGATCGTTGGAGGAGATCACAGGCTGAAG AATTACTTTTCTGTCATTACCGTCCATCCAGAGATAATCGATGGGAGGCCAGGGACATTAGTGATCGAATCATTTGTGGTAGATGTTCCGGATGGGAATACCAAGGATGAAACTTGCTACTTTGTGGAGGCCCTTATCAAGTGCAACCTCAAGTCACTGGCTGATGTCTCGGAGCGATTAGCTGTGCAGGACCGGACAGAACCAATTGATAGAATCTAA
- the LOC109010131 gene encoding probable WRKY transcription factor 41, producing the protein MEKSWSWEQKTLVSELIQGMEMAKQLRVQFSANSSSETTETLLHRILASYEKALMILRWSGSMGQTQTAAGVTTGVPGSPISVDGSFGSNEFDKGLKDHRDLNDVSKKRKIMPRWTDQVRVSSETGLEGPHDDGYSWRKYGQKDILGAKYPRSYYRCTFRLTQNCWATKQVQRADEDPNVFEITYRGRHICSHATNLVPAPSSPEKQEQKQNFNNNDNQQDQRPLDILGNIGSSLRIVTEELENKEMSYPFSFPSTSFGCTKSENSNFSLSTLDNNTSFLGSFSPPFLSPATPESNFHSVSPFQNSNFKGAHNGHRSESDLTEIISANTSATSSPILDLDFSLDPAEIGHFPFDSSAFFA; encoded by the exons ATGGAGAAGAGTTGGAGCTGGGAGCAGAAGACACTGGTTAGTGAACTGATTCAGGGAATGGAGATGGCTAAACAGTTGAGAGTACAATTTAGTGCAAATTCTTCATCAGAGACCACAGAGACGTTGTTACATAGAATTTTAGCTTCATATGAGAAGGCTCTTATGATTCTGAGATGGAGTGGGTCGATGGGACAGACCCAGACTGCAGCAGGAGTAACAACAGGTGTTCCTGGGTCTCCGATTTCTGTTGATGGAAGTTTTGGGAGCAATGAATTTGATAAGGGTCTCAAAGATCATCGGGACCTTAATGATGTCTCAAAGAAAAG AAAAATAATGCCCAGATGGACGGACCAAGTGAGAGTGAGCTCTGAGACTGGGTTGGAAGGACCCCATGACGATGGCTATAGCTGGAGAAAATATGGTCAGAAAGACATCCTTGGAGCCAAATATCCCAG AAGCTATTACAGATGCACCTTTCGCCTAACTCAAAACTGCTGGGCTACAAAGCAAGTGCAGAGAGCAGATGAAGATCCCAACGTATTTGAAATCACTTACCGAGGAAGACACATCTGTTCCCATGCTACCAATTTGGTTCCAGCACCATCATCACCAGAAAAGCAagaacagaaacaaaacttcAACAACAATGACAATCAGCAAGATCAACGACCACTTGATATCCTCGGAAACATTGGAAGCAGTTTGAGGATTGTTACTGAGGAACTGGAAAACAAAGAGATGTCCTAtcccttctcttttccttcaACTTCATTTGGATGCACGAAGAGTGAAAACAGCAACTTCTCACTTTCGACGCTGGACAACAACACTAGTTTCCTGGGCAGTTTTTCCCCACCATTTTTATCCCCGGCTACCCCTGAGTCAAACTTTCACTCAGTGTCCCCATTCCAGAACAGCAACTTCAAAGGGGCTCACAACGGGCATCGTTCGGAATCTGACCTCACTGAGATCATCTCTGCCAACACTTCAGCCACCAGTTCTCCGATTCTAGACTTGGATTTCTCACTTGATCCAGCGGAAATTGGCCATTTCCCATTCGACTCTTCAGCGTTTTTCGCTTAG
- the LOC109010129 gene encoding probable polygalacturonase: MLRFVVSILLCFSTIAPFLSSVAIAALISCSGMVPMNYRNEKISITDFGGVGDGRTLNTKAFRAAIYRIQHLRRRGGTLLYIPSGVYLTESFNLTSHMTLYLAKDAVIKATQDTWNWPLIAPLPSYGRGRERPGGRYMSFIHADGVHDVVITGENGTIDGQGDIWWKMWRQRTLQFTRPNLVEFVNSKNIIISNVIFRNSPFWNIHPVYCSNVVVRYVTILAPPDSPNTDGIDPDSSSHVCIEDSYISTGDDLVSVKSGWDEYGIGYGRRSFDITIRRIAGSSPFSGIAIGSETSGGVENVLAEHINLYNVGVGIHVKTNIGRGGLIRNITVSDVYMEIARKGIKIAGDVGDHPDDRFNPNALPVVKGIAIKNVWGVKVQQAGLIQGLRNSPFTGICLSNINLLGAPLRRSRSPSWKCSDVSGASHQVSPWPCSELSSTHPINSCSSHL, from the exons ATGCTTCGGTTCGTAGTCTCGATTTTGCTCTGCTTCTCAACCATTGCCCCGTTTCTGAGCTCCGTCGCGATTGCGGCACTGATATCGTGCTCCGGGATGGTACCGATGAATTATCGGAACGAAAAGATATCTATAACAGACTTCGGGGGTGTCGGTGACGGACGGACGCTGAATACGAAGGCTTTTCGGGCGGCGATATATCGGATTCAGCACCTGAGGAGGAGAGGTGGCACGCTTCTTTACATACCTTCCGGGGTGTACTTAACAGAGAGCTTCAATCTCACTAGCCACATGACCCTCTACTTGGCGAAGGATGCAGTTATCAAAGCCACTCAG GATACTTGGAACTGGCCTTTAATTGCTCCTTTGCCATCTTATGGAAGAGGGAGGGAGCGTCCAGGAGGAAGGTATATGAGCTTTATTCATGCAGATGGAGTTCATGATGTGGTAATCACTG gtGAGAATGGAACAATTGATGGCCAAGGAGATATCTGGTGGAAAATGTGGAGGCAGAGAACTCTTCAATTTACCAGACCAAATCTCGTTGAATTTGTGAACTCTAAAAACATCATCATTTCTAATGTGATTTTCCGGAATTCTCCATTTTGGAACATTCACCCTGTCTATTGCAG CAATGTTGTTGTCCGCTATGTTACAATATTGGCTCCACCTGACTCTCCCAACACTGATGGCATTGATCCAG ATTCAAGCTCTCATGTCTGCATAGAGGACTCATACATATCAACCGGAGATGATCTTGTGTCTGTGAAGAGCGGGTGGGATGAATATGGAATTGGTTATGGTCGTCGTAGTTTTGACATCACAATCCGACGGATAGCAGGATCATCTCCATTTTCTGGAATCGCTATAGGAAGTGAAACCTCCGGTGGGGTGGAAAACGTGTTGGCAGAACACATAAACCTTTACAACGTGGGAGTCGGCATCCATGTGAAGACGAACATCGGTAGGGGAGGGTTGATAAGAAATATTACAGTATCTGATGTGTACATGGAAATTGCTCGAAAGGGGATCAAGATTGCAGGCGATGTTGGCGACCACCCTGACGACAGATTCAACCCAAACGCTCTCCCGGTGGTGAAGGGAATCGCTATTAAGAATGTTTGGGGGGTGAAGGTTCAGCAAGCGGGTTTAATACAAGGCCTGAGAAACTCCCCATTCACAGGTATTTGCCTCTCTAACATCAACCTTCTTGGTGCGCCACTGAGAAGGTCGAGAAGTCCTTCATGGAAGTGCTCTGATGTGAGTGGAGCATCTCACCAAGTCAGTCCGTGGCCCTGTTCAGAGCTGTCCAGCACCCATCCAATAAATTCGTGTTCCAGTCACCTCTGA